In Streptomyces sp. SN-593, a single genomic region encodes these proteins:
- a CDS encoding GntR family transcriptional regulator: MSERSQQQVTSTRIRGAAGRLHVGEQIRRALWVGELVPGQRLVEQDLADRLGVTRSSVREALLDLASDDLVELVPNRGARIRVVSVEEAIQITECRSALERLCARRVAEHADEAQRAALAEVGEQLRKAVAEGDFEAYSTLNRGLHDMIIDFSGQAVARRQLERLNTQMVRFQFRLAMRPGRPQESLPQLLAIVDAVTSGDPDAAEAAAEAQLAGVIEQLRVSAPPNGLNGW, encoded by the coding sequence GTGAGCGAGAGGAGCCAGCAGCAGGTGACCAGTACTCGAATCAGGGGCGCGGCCGGGCGACTTCACGTCGGCGAGCAGATCCGGCGCGCCCTGTGGGTGGGCGAACTCGTGCCGGGGCAGCGACTGGTGGAACAGGATCTTGCCGATCGACTGGGGGTGACGCGCAGTTCGGTGCGCGAGGCGCTGCTCGACCTCGCCTCGGACGACCTGGTGGAACTGGTGCCCAACCGCGGCGCCCGGATCAGGGTGGTCTCGGTCGAGGAGGCCATCCAGATCACCGAGTGCCGCTCCGCGCTGGAGCGGCTGTGCGCGCGCAGGGTGGCCGAGCATGCCGACGAGGCGCAGCGCGCGGCGCTCGCCGAGGTCGGCGAGCAGTTGCGCAAGGCGGTGGCCGAGGGGGACTTCGAGGCGTACTCCACGCTCAACCGCGGGCTGCACGACATGATCATCGACTTCAGCGGCCAGGCCGTCGCCCGACGCCAGCTCGAGCGGCTCAACACGCAGATGGTGCGCTTCCAGTTCCGGCTGGCCATGCGGCCCGGCCGACCCCAGGAGTCCCTGCCGCAACTGCTGGCCATCGTGGACGCGGTGACCTCGGGCGACCCCGACGCCGCCGAAGCGGCGGCCGAGGCGCAACTGGCCGGCGTCATCGAGCAGTTGCGGGTCAGCGCCCCGCCGAACGGACTGAACGGCTGGTAG
- a CDS encoding amidohydrolase family protein, producing the protein MLVIDTHTHVISPDEDRYPTDPIGGHRSTWSQDHPVDLDGLLHALDDAGIDRAVVVQASTVYGHDNRYLADSVAAHPDRLTGVYSLDATAPDAVDRINHWQSRGLNGFRLFTTGTTMPGQADWLGHPDSYPAWEHAEKHDIPICLQMTIHGIPALRTTLDHYPRTRVLLDHCARPDLTDGPPYHTSQALLDLAQYPGVHLKLTHRALDAATQGASTIPDFLTTLHTTYGPSRIMWGSNYPAAQGPLTDLLTQARTHLTTLPETATTAILGGTANTFYFHTPATPATATPGAHHA; encoded by the coding sequence ATGCTGGTGATCGACACCCACACCCACGTCATCTCGCCCGACGAGGACCGCTACCCCACCGACCCGATCGGCGGACACCGCTCCACCTGGTCACAAGACCACCCCGTCGACCTCGACGGACTCCTGCACGCCCTCGACGACGCCGGCATCGACCGCGCCGTCGTCGTCCAAGCCTCCACCGTCTACGGACACGACAACCGCTACCTCGCCGACTCCGTCGCCGCCCACCCCGACCGCCTCACCGGCGTCTACTCCCTCGACGCCACCGCACCCGACGCCGTCGACCGCATCAACCACTGGCAATCCCGCGGCCTCAACGGCTTCCGCCTGTTCACCACCGGCACCACCATGCCCGGACAAGCCGACTGGCTCGGCCACCCCGACAGCTACCCCGCCTGGGAACACGCCGAAAAACACGACATCCCCATCTGCCTCCAGATGACCATCCACGGCATCCCCGCCCTACGCACCACCCTCGACCACTACCCCCGCACCCGCGTCCTCCTCGACCACTGCGCCCGCCCCGACCTCACCGACGGACCCCCCTACCACACCTCCCAAGCCCTCCTCGACCTCGCCCAATACCCCGGCGTCCACCTCAAACTCACCCACCGCGCCCTCGACGCCGCCACCCAAGGCGCCTCCACCATCCCCGACTTCCTCACCACCCTCCACACCACCTACGGACCCTCCCGCATCATGTGGGGATCCAACTACCCCGCCGCCCAAGGCCCCCTCACCGACCTCCTCACCCAAGCCCGCACCCACCTCACCACCCTCCCCGAAACCGCCACCACCGCCATCCTCGGCGGCACCGCCAACACCTTCTACTTCCACACCCCAGCAACCCCCGCAACCGCCACCCCCGGGGCCCACCATGCCTGA
- a CDS encoding alpha/beta fold hydrolase, which yields MHTSEKIVTIYEAPERVKDQYAEVDGYRTHYLEAGDPAAPPLLLVHGGSVKIGMGVDRWYPTILPLSETFHVYAIDQLGHGDTDAPRDPRDLGMVTARAEHVIKFIEQLGLGPVNLVGQSQGGWIITYITLKRPELVANLVIIDSASLSGSAVGGKLPFFKDAFRPGTMIPKADLTSRQGIHDHVSKFTHTPDVVTDDLLDRLVALSGKWFQRYRDHDLEFWQDAGWDRHQAMYSIDGTYISELVHELTIPPLLLCAKQSNKGIDASVELYKKIPGAQMHIIDKANHFLWLDQPGEVNSLITWYLSEH from the coding sequence ATGCACACGTCCGAGAAGATCGTCACCATCTACGAGGCGCCGGAGCGCGTCAAGGACCAGTACGCCGAGGTGGACGGCTACCGCACCCACTACCTGGAGGCCGGCGACCCCGCCGCGCCGCCGCTGCTGCTGGTGCACGGCGGGTCGGTCAAGATCGGCATGGGCGTGGACCGGTGGTACCCGACGATCCTGCCGCTGTCGGAGACCTTCCACGTGTACGCCATCGACCAGCTCGGCCACGGCGACACGGACGCGCCGCGCGACCCGCGCGACCTGGGCATGGTCACCGCACGGGCCGAACACGTCATCAAGTTCATCGAGCAGCTCGGGCTGGGCCCGGTGAACCTGGTCGGCCAGTCGCAGGGCGGCTGGATCATCACCTACATCACGCTGAAGCGGCCGGAGCTGGTGGCGAACCTGGTCATCATCGACTCCGCGAGCCTGTCGGGTTCGGCGGTCGGCGGGAAGCTGCCGTTCTTCAAGGACGCGTTCCGCCCGGGCACCATGATCCCCAAGGCCGACCTCACGTCGCGCCAGGGCATCCACGACCACGTCAGCAAGTTCACCCACACCCCCGACGTCGTCACCGACGACCTGCTCGACCGTCTCGTCGCGCTGTCGGGGAAGTGGTTCCAGCGCTACCGCGACCACGACCTGGAGTTCTGGCAGGACGCCGGCTGGGACCGGCACCAGGCGATGTACTCCATCGACGGCACCTACATCAGCGAGCTGGTCCACGAACTCACGATCCCGCCGCTGCTGCTGTGCGCGAAGCAGTCGAACAAGGGGATCGACGCGAGCGTCGAGCTCTACAAGAAGATCCCCGGGGCCCAGATGCACATCATCGACAAGGCCAACCACTTCCTGTGGCTGGACCAGCCCGGCGAGGTCAACAGCCTCATCACCTGGTACCTCAGTGAGCACTAG
- a CDS encoding ABC transporter ATP-binding protein, with product MSESGRTPLLQAKNLRLGHRTGRTREFVVAIDSIDLTIDTGEFISVVGPSGCGKTTFLEAVAGLVPVASGDLLVNGTPIKGPARNRAIVFQSASLFPWRTVEQNVWFGLEVQGRLDEAARQRTRQLLHTVGLEKYMKARPDELSGGMRQRVNLARALAVSPDVLLFDEPFGALDAMTRESLQDELLRIWQADPDGPKTTAVFITHDVTESVLLSDRVIVLSRNPGRIVADVAIKAPRPRTSAQWRLDPKFTEYCSEILDALHPEQKAARQSVTATSTESSV from the coding sequence ATGAGCGAATCCGGGCGAACTCCGCTGCTCCAGGCGAAGAACCTCCGGCTGGGACACCGCACCGGGCGTACCCGCGAATTCGTCGTCGCCATCGATTCCATCGACCTGACGATCGACACCGGGGAGTTCATCTCCGTCGTGGGCCCGAGCGGCTGCGGAAAGACCACCTTCCTGGAGGCCGTGGCCGGGCTGGTGCCGGTCGCCTCCGGGGACCTGCTCGTCAACGGGACGCCGATCAAGGGTCCGGCCCGCAACCGGGCGATCGTCTTCCAGAGCGCGTCCCTCTTCCCCTGGCGGACGGTCGAGCAGAACGTCTGGTTCGGGCTGGAGGTCCAGGGACGCCTCGACGAGGCGGCCCGGCAGCGCACCCGGCAACTGCTGCACACCGTGGGGCTGGAGAAGTACATGAAGGCCCGGCCGGACGAGCTGTCCGGCGGCATGCGGCAGCGGGTCAACCTGGCCCGCGCGCTGGCGGTCTCCCCCGACGTGCTGCTGTTCGACGAGCCGTTCGGCGCACTCGACGCGATGACCCGGGAGTCGCTCCAGGACGAGCTGCTGCGCATCTGGCAGGCCGATCCCGACGGGCCGAAGACCACCGCGGTCTTCATCACCCACGACGTCACCGAGAGCGTCCTGCTCTCCGACCGGGTGATCGTGCTCTCGCGCAACCCGGGGCGGATCGTCGCCGACGTCGCCATCAAGGCGCCGCGGCCCCGGACCAGTGCGCAGTGGCGCCTGGACCCGAAGTTCACCGAGTACTGCTCCGAGATCCTCGACGCGCTGCATCCGGAGCAGAAAGCGGCCCGGCAGTCCGTGACCGCCACCTCAACGGAATCCAGTGTTTAG
- a CDS encoding ABC transporter permease yields MNDTVTKTSADRAAPDVDAAKRQKPARAPRMTWSDRLRNLQSPLYNLLGIVILLAAWQICSATHLVDPTFASSPWKILVAGKHLYSQGDIYTALGQTGKEFGIGELISIVAGTIIGLVIGASRVLYDMTRGLIDILYSVPHVLFLPVIIFWFGIGSTSRVIIVIWSGILPLVINTVAGSRALNADYRRVSTAFCTPKLKRFYKVALPASLPFILSGIRLSVGRGLIGIIVAEFFMGSGGIGFMVQFHMSQLDTSGAMAVIVTLCVAALLLNSFVAWCEKRFANWSIND; encoded by the coding sequence ATGAACGACACGGTGACGAAGACGTCCGCCGACCGGGCGGCCCCGGACGTGGACGCCGCGAAGCGGCAGAAGCCGGCGCGCGCGCCCCGCATGACGTGGTCGGACCGGCTGCGCAACCTGCAGAGCCCGCTGTACAACCTGCTGGGCATCGTGATCCTCCTCGCCGCCTGGCAGATCTGCTCGGCGACCCACCTGGTGGACCCCACGTTCGCCAGCTCGCCGTGGAAGATCCTCGTGGCCGGCAAGCACCTCTACTCCCAGGGCGACATCTACACCGCGCTCGGCCAGACCGGGAAGGAGTTCGGGATCGGCGAGCTGATATCGATCGTCGCCGGCACGATCATCGGGCTCGTCATCGGCGCCAGCCGGGTGCTCTACGACATGACGCGCGGCCTCATCGACATCCTCTACTCCGTCCCGCACGTGCTGTTCCTGCCGGTGATCATCTTCTGGTTCGGGATCGGCAGCACCTCCCGGGTGATCATCGTCATCTGGTCGGGCATCCTGCCGCTGGTCATCAACACCGTCGCCGGCAGCCGGGCCCTGAACGCCGACTACCGCCGGGTCTCCACCGCCTTCTGCACCCCGAAGCTGAAGCGCTTCTACAAGGTCGCGCTGCCGGCGAGCCTGCCGTTCATCCTCAGCGGCATCCGGCTGTCGGTCGGCCGCGGGCTGATCGGCATCATCGTCGCCGAGTTCTTCATGGGCAGCGGCGGCATCGGCTTCATGGTCCAGTTCCACATGTCGCAGCTCGACACCAGCGGCGCGATGGCCGTCATCGTCACGCTCTGCGTGGCGGCCCTGCTGCTGAACTCGTTCGTCGCCTGGTGCGAGAAGCGGTTCGCCAACTGGTCCATCAACGACTGA
- a CDS encoding ABC transporter substrate-binding protein, which translates to MSAARPTTRGTRRPRLMAAGAVAAAVTFTVAGCSSSSGGSSSGASASHSINIVFGSNSASYTDLFVGIDQGIFKKHGLNVKLTTLSGGATASTSALAGGHADMAYAQGSNIASAILEGGKFTVIGMTQSHYNLQLWTNPSVTSAQGLKGKKVSSGQPGTESDEGWTAYLEANGMQRSDVTTVYTGGANTGQFTALETGGVQGTLSTPPDDLVLRTHGMRLLGDLTDLPNATDSVVVSDKWLSANPTIAKSFIEADKEALEYARSHKTEAVKSIEKHTRSANTADATEAYEFYLKVLNPTPVLDAADIATLKTAFATAAKSKGKTAPADITPYYKVIS; encoded by the coding sequence ATGTCTGCCGCCAGACCCACCACCAGAGGCACCCGCCGCCCCCGCCTGATGGCCGCCGGAGCGGTCGCCGCCGCGGTCACCTTCACCGTCGCCGGGTGTTCCAGCTCCTCGGGCGGATCGTCCTCGGGCGCGTCCGCGTCCCACAGCATCAACATCGTCTTCGGGTCGAACTCGGCCAGCTACACCGACCTGTTCGTCGGGATCGACCAGGGGATCTTCAAGAAGCACGGCCTCAACGTCAAGCTGACCACCCTGTCGGGCGGCGCCACCGCCTCGACCTCCGCGCTGGCCGGCGGCCACGCCGACATGGCCTACGCCCAGGGGTCGAACATCGCCTCGGCGATCCTCGAAGGCGGCAAGTTCACCGTCATCGGGATGACCCAGTCCCACTACAACCTCCAGCTCTGGACGAACCCGTCCGTCACCTCCGCCCAGGGCCTGAAGGGCAAGAAGGTCTCCTCCGGCCAGCCGGGGACGGAGAGCGACGAGGGCTGGACCGCCTACCTCGAGGCGAACGGGATGCAGCGGTCCGACGTGACGACCGTGTACACCGGCGGCGCCAACACCGGCCAGTTCACCGCGCTGGAGACCGGCGGTGTACAGGGCACGCTGAGCACGCCCCCCGACGACCTGGTGCTGCGCACCCACGGCATGCGGCTGCTGGGCGACCTGACCGACCTGCCCAACGCGACCGACTCCGTCGTGGTGTCGGACAAGTGGCTGAGCGCCAATCCGACCATCGCCAAGAGCTTCATCGAGGCCGACAAGGAAGCCCTCGAGTACGCCCGGTCGCACAAGACCGAGGCCGTCAAGAGCATCGAGAAGCACACCCGCAGCGCCAACACCGCCGACGCGACCGAGGCGTACGAGTTCTACCTCAAGGTGCTCAACCCGACCCCGGTGCTGGACGCGGCGGACATCGCCACGCTGAAGACCGCCTTCGCGACCGCCGCCAAGAGCAAGGGCAAGACGGCCCCCGCGGACATCACCCCGTACTACAAGGTCATCTCCTGA
- a CDS encoding Ldh family oxidoreductase, which produces MESSAALYALPPLRTFVTGVLTSNGVAPKDADVVAERMLEADARGVPSHGITRLAPYVERVRAGGYNLDAKPRAVRESPVSALVDGDNGFGQVVMTYAADLAAEKAAASGLAWVGVRNSNHAGAGGVYAARALEHDLIGLYGAIGNANHMAPWGGVAPLLSTNPLAVAIPAGEQPPVVLDMATTVVSFGRLKLASQRGEQIPDNWVMDTATGEPVTDPAQAMHGLLLPIGGYKGYGLNLVIGMLAGTLNGAAFGSETIDFNHDHASPTNTGNMILMVRPDLFRPLEEFKASADARIRELRESRPVDPARPVRTPGDAWESRQRRSRERGVPIEPGTVAKLTALGAAHGIALPAPAGEDDR; this is translated from the coding sequence GTGGAAAGTTCAGCCGCCCTTTACGCGCTGCCCCCGCTGCGCACGTTCGTGACCGGGGTGCTGACGTCGAACGGTGTCGCGCCGAAGGACGCGGACGTCGTGGCCGAGCGGATGCTGGAGGCGGACGCCCGGGGCGTCCCCTCCCACGGGATCACCCGGCTGGCACCGTACGTGGAACGGGTGCGGGCCGGCGGGTACAACCTCGACGCGAAGCCGCGGGCCGTCCGGGAGTCGCCGGTGAGCGCGCTCGTGGACGGCGACAACGGCTTCGGCCAGGTCGTGATGACCTACGCGGCCGATCTCGCCGCGGAGAAGGCCGCCGCCTCCGGCCTGGCCTGGGTGGGGGTGCGCAACTCCAACCACGCCGGCGCGGGCGGTGTCTACGCCGCCCGCGCCCTGGAGCACGACCTGATCGGCCTGTACGGCGCGATCGGCAACGCCAACCACATGGCGCCGTGGGGCGGGGTGGCACCGCTGCTGAGCACCAACCCGCTGGCCGTGGCGATCCCGGCGGGCGAGCAGCCGCCGGTGGTGCTGGACATGGCGACCACGGTGGTCTCCTTCGGCCGGCTGAAGCTCGCCTCCCAACGCGGCGAGCAGATCCCGGACAACTGGGTGATGGACACCGCCACCGGTGAGCCGGTCACCGACCCGGCTCAGGCGATGCACGGACTGCTGCTGCCGATCGGCGGCTACAAGGGCTACGGCCTGAACCTGGTCATCGGCATGCTGGCGGGCACCCTCAACGGGGCGGCCTTCGGCAGCGAGACGATCGACTTCAACCACGACCACGCCTCGCCGACCAACACCGGGAACATGATCCTGATGGTCCGGCCCGACCTGTTCCGTCCGCTGGAGGAGTTCAAGGCCAGCGCCGACGCCCGGATCAGGGAACTGCGCGAGTCCCGCCCGGTGGACCCGGCGCGCCCGGTGCGCACGCCGGGCGACGCGTGGGAGTCCCGGCAGCGCCGCAGCAGGGAGCGGGGCGTGCCGATCGAGCCGGGCACCGTGGCGAAGCTGACCGCCCTCGGCGCGGCCCACGGCATCGCGCTGCCGGCGCCGGCCGGGGAGGACGACCGATGA
- a CDS encoding cupin domain-containing protein — protein sequence MRTYEADDAMTVNDRLVMRRAERTEVTRGGAVHSLPYLGEWNSETAVVTTGQTVFQPGGELQLHSHNVDESVLVLEGEAQVQIGEEYTDLVAGDATWVKAGTPHRFLNRGTGVMRIYWVYAGRTVTRTLAATGETVSHLDEMVRGGLVPELPADRSGGARDDG from the coding sequence GTGCGGACCTACGAAGCGGACGATGCGATGACGGTGAACGATCGACTGGTGATGCGGCGTGCCGAGCGGACCGAGGTGACCCGCGGCGGCGCCGTCCACAGCCTGCCGTACCTCGGCGAGTGGAACTCGGAGACGGCCGTGGTCACCACCGGCCAGACCGTCTTCCAGCCCGGCGGTGAGCTGCAACTGCACAGCCACAACGTGGACGAGTCGGTCCTCGTCCTGGAAGGCGAGGCGCAGGTCCAGATCGGCGAGGAGTACACCGATCTCGTGGCCGGCGACGCGACCTGGGTGAAGGCGGGCACGCCGCACCGCTTCCTGAACCGGGGTACCGGTGTCATGCGGATCTACTGGGTCTACGCCGGGCGCACGGTGACGCGCACCCTCGCCGCGACCGGGGAGACCGTCTCGCACCTGGACGAGATGGTGCGGGGCGGGCTGGTCCCCGAACTGCCGGCCGACCGGAGCGGCGGTGCGCGCGATGACGGCTAG
- a CDS encoding carboxymuconolactone decarboxylase family protein: MTASRTYRAPRPAELDEEQRGVRATVLEGSRAPQRALLRLEDDEERLLGPFGLALLSPGIGSRSLAVGAAFRAASVLTARGREIAILTVAAVTGCSYERYAHAAVGRSAGLTEEEVAALLDGRFPGRDAVERAVHGIALAYLAASSGEGPALPEEAVAVLDDRALYELVMLLGHYRSLALAMDVFGVGAPR, translated from the coding sequence ATGACGGCTAGCCGGACGTACCGGGCCCCGCGGCCGGCGGAGCTGGACGAGGAGCAGCGCGGTGTCCGCGCGACCGTGCTGGAGGGCTCCCGGGCCCCGCAGCGCGCGCTGCTCCGCCTGGAGGACGACGAGGAGCGGCTGCTCGGCCCCTTCGGCCTGGCGCTGCTCTCTCCCGGGATCGGCAGCCGCTCGCTGGCGGTGGGGGCGGCGTTCCGCGCGGCGTCGGTACTCACCGCCCGCGGGCGGGAGATCGCGATCCTGACCGTCGCGGCGGTCACCGGGTGCTCCTACGAGCGCTACGCGCACGCGGCGGTCGGCCGGTCTGCCGGGTTGACCGAGGAGGAGGTCGCCGCGCTCCTGGACGGCCGCTTCCCCGGCCGCGACGCGGTGGAGCGGGCGGTCCACGGCATCGCCCTGGCGTACCTGGCCGCCTCCTCCGGCGAGGGCCCGGCCCTGCCGGAGGAGGCGGTGGCGGTCCTCGACGACCGCGCCCTGTACGAACTGGTCATGCTTCTCGGCCACTACCGGAGCCTCGCCCTGGCGATGGACGTGTTCGGCGTCGGGGCGCCGCGGTGA
- a CDS encoding aldehyde dehydrogenase family protein codes for MTAIAEPVLGRHGSFVSGAEVGGGAGRYRAVVNPADGSVVGEVADGTPETVDEAVRAATDQARVWRSTPPARRSRILLDIAAAIRADAESIARAETLDNGKPLAQAASDVESAARYFEFFGGYADKFNGDAIPLSQAYVSYTVHEPFGVVGHILPWNAPLQQAARGIAPCLAAGNAVVAKPSEETPLSTLRLARIAVECGLPAGLFNVVTGTGAEVGAALCAHPDVRRLAFTGSVATGRAVAAAAADRVIPSTLELGGKSANIVFADADLDEAVAGAVKASMVNAGQICSAGTRLLVDERIAERFVELLTAALDRLSVGPGIDDPDIGAITTRDQFEKVRRYIEIGEAEGATAIRCGRAVADRPAGGFYVDPVVFVQVRNDMRIAREEVFGPVLGVQTFRDEEEAVTLANDSDYGLAAGVWTADLGTALRTARDLEVGQVFVNEYFAGGVETPFGGVKRSGYGREKGLAAMYEYTQSKSVNIKIG; via the coding sequence ATGACCGCCATCGCGGAACCGGTCCTCGGCAGGCACGGAAGCTTCGTCTCGGGTGCGGAGGTGGGCGGCGGCGCCGGGCGGTACCGCGCCGTCGTCAACCCCGCGGACGGCTCCGTGGTGGGCGAGGTGGCCGACGGCACGCCCGAGACCGTCGACGAGGCCGTACGCGCCGCCACCGACCAGGCCCGGGTGTGGCGCTCGACGCCGCCGGCCCGGCGCAGCCGCATCCTGCTCGACATCGCCGCGGCGATCAGGGCCGACGCGGAGTCGATCGCGCGCGCCGAGACGCTGGACAACGGCAAGCCGCTCGCCCAGGCCGCCTCGGACGTCGAGTCCGCGGCGAGGTACTTCGAGTTCTTCGGCGGGTACGCCGACAAGTTCAACGGCGACGCGATCCCGCTGAGCCAGGCGTACGTCTCCTACACCGTGCACGAGCCGTTCGGCGTGGTCGGCCACATCCTGCCGTGGAACGCGCCGCTCCAGCAGGCGGCCCGGGGCATCGCCCCGTGCCTGGCGGCGGGCAACGCGGTGGTGGCCAAGCCGTCGGAGGAGACACCGCTGTCGACCCTCCGGCTGGCCCGGATCGCCGTGGAGTGCGGGCTGCCCGCGGGGCTGTTCAACGTCGTCACCGGGACCGGGGCCGAGGTCGGCGCCGCGCTGTGCGCGCACCCGGACGTGCGGCGGCTCGCCTTCACCGGCTCGGTGGCCACCGGCCGCGCGGTGGCGGCGGCCGCGGCCGACCGGGTGATCCCCTCGACGCTGGAGCTGGGCGGGAAGTCCGCGAACATCGTCTTCGCGGACGCCGACCTCGACGAGGCGGTGGCCGGCGCGGTCAAGGCGTCGATGGTCAACGCCGGGCAGATCTGCTCGGCCGGCACCCGGCTGCTGGTGGACGAGCGGATCGCCGAGCGGTTCGTGGAGCTGCTGACCGCCGCGCTGGACCGCCTGTCGGTGGGGCCGGGCATCGACGACCCGGACATCGGCGCCATCACCACCCGCGACCAGTTCGAGAAGGTCAGGCGGTACATCGAGATCGGCGAGGCCGAGGGGGCCACGGCGATCCGCTGCGGCCGGGCCGTCGCCGACCGCCCCGCGGGCGGCTTCTACGTCGACCCCGTCGTGTTCGTGCAGGTGCGCAACGACATGCGGATCGCCCGGGAGGAGGTGTTCGGACCGGTGCTGGGCGTGCAGACCTTCCGCGACGAGGAGGAGGCCGTCACCCTCGCCAACGACAGCGACTACGGGCTCGCCGCCGGGGTGTGGACCGCCGACCTCGGCACCGCGCTGCGCACGGCCAGGGACCTGGAGGTCGGCCAGGTCTTCGTCAACGAGTACTTCGCCGGCGGCGTGGAGACGCCCTTCGGCGGGGTCAAGCGCAGCGGCTACGGGCGGGAGAAGGGCCTGGCCGCGATGTACGAGTACACCCAGTCGAAGTCCGTCAACATCAAGATCGGCTGA